TGAATCCGGATGCTGCCGCCACCGATCTCCAGCCCGTTCAGAGCAAGGTCGTAAGCCTTGGAGCGCACCTTGAGTGGATCGCTGTCGAGCAGGGCCAGGTCGGCGTCCAGCGGCGCCGTAAAAGGATGGTGCACCGCCGCGTAGCGCCCCTGCTCCGGGTCGAGCTCGAGCAGCGGAAACTCCACGATCCACACCGGCGCATACTGGCGCTCCGGAATCAGTTCGAGCTTCCGCCCGAAATGGATCCGCAGGTTGCCGAGCGTCTCATGAACCACCCCGGCGTCGTCGGCCGAAAAGACGATCACGTCGCCCGGCCGGGCTCCCGCGGCCTGCTCGATCGCCTTGCGCTCCGATTCGGACAGGAATTTCGCGATCGGCGACTGCCAGCCCTCCGGGGCGAGCCGGGTCCAGGCCACTCCTTTGGCGCCGTAGGTCGCCGCCAGCGGGGTGAGATCGTCGAGGTCCTTGCGCGACAGCCCGCCGCCGCCCGGCACCCGGATTCCCTTGACCACGCCGCCTTTTTCGATCGCCGAGGCGAAGACCTTGAACTTGGAGCCACGCAAGACCTCGGTGAAATCGCTCAGCTCGAGGCCGAAACGGATGTCGGGCTTGTCCGATCCGTAACGATCCATCGCCTCCTTCCAGGTGAGCTTCGGAAACGGCCGCGGCAGGTCGATTCCCTTGAGCTCGCGGAACAGCAGCGCGATCATGCCTTCGGTCACCTCGATGACGTCCCCGCTCTGGACGAACGACATCTCCATGTCCAGCTGGGTGAACTCGGGCTGCCGGTCCGCGCGCAGGTCCTCGTCGCGGAAGCACTTGACGATCTGGTAGTAGCGGTCCAGGCCGGCAACCATCAGGATCTGCTTGAAGAGCTGCGGCGACTGCGGCAGCGCGTAGAACTTCCCTGGATAGATCCGGCTCGGAACCAGGTAATCGCGGGCTCCCTCGGGCGTGCTCTTGGTGAGCACCGGCGTCTCGACATCGATGAAACCCAGCCCGTCGAGGTAGTCCCGGATGAGCTTGGTCATGCGGTAGCGGAGAATCAGGTGGCCCAGGCTCTTGGGCCGGCGCAGATCGAGATAGCGGTACTTGAGGCGCGTGTTTTCGCTGGCTTCGGTCTCGTCCTCGATCGGGAACGGCGGCACCTGCGCGGCGTTGAGCAGCTTGAGCTCGCGGCCGAGCAGTTCGACCGCTCCGGTGGCGAGCTGCGCGTTGACCGTGTCTGGCGGCCTGCGTTCGAGCGCGCCGCGGACGGCGATCACGTCCTCTGCGCGAAGCTGCTTCGCCTTCTCGTGGGCGGCGGCGCTCACCGCCGGGTTGAACACCACCTGGAGAAGCCCGCTACGGTCGCGCAGGTCGACGAAGATCAGGCCGCCGTGATCGCGCCGGCTGTGGACCCAGCCGGCGACGGTCAGCTCCCGGCCCGCGGACTCGATCCGCGGCTCGCCGCAGTAACAGCTCCGCTTCCAGTCTCCCAGGGGTTCGTCGAACACTCGTTCCATGGGCCTAGCCGCCCGCCTTTCTCGCCAGCAGCTCCGCTTCGGCGCGCTCCGCCGCGATCTCCTCCTGTCGCTGCTTTCTCATGTCGCGTACGATCAGTCGCCCCCGGGCCAGCTCGTCGTCGCCGACGATCAGCACCGTCTCCGCCTTGAGCTTGTCCGCCCGGCGCATCTGGCTTTTGAGGCTCTTCTCCTCGCCGTCCATTTCCACCGTCAGTCCCTGCCGCCGCAGCGAGCGCACCAGCGGAAAAACCCACTCGCGCGCCCGCCTTCCGATCGCGACGACGTAGAGCGCGGGGCCGCGCGGCCCGTGCGGACCCTTGAGCTTGAGCAGGAGCACGAGCCGTTCCACTCCGATCGCGAAGCCGACGCCGGGGATCGACGGACCTCCCAGGTCATGAACCAGACCGTCGTAGCGTCCGC
The Candidatus Zixiibacteriota bacterium DNA segment above includes these coding regions:
- the aspS gene encoding aspartate--tRNA ligase, which encodes MERVFDEPLGDWKRSCYCGEPRIESAGRELTVAGWVHSRRDHGGLIFVDLRDRSGLLQVVFNPAVSAAAHEKAKQLRAEDVIAVRGALERRPPDTVNAQLATGAVELLGRELKLLNAAQVPPFPIEDETEASENTRLKYRYLDLRRPKSLGHLILRYRMTKLIRDYLDGLGFIDVETPVLTKSTPEGARDYLVPSRIYPGKFYALPQSPQLFKQILMVAGLDRYYQIVKCFRDEDLRADRQPEFTQLDMEMSFVQSGDVIEVTEGMIALLFRELKGIDLPRPFPKLTWKEAMDRYGSDKPDIRFGLELSDFTEVLRGSKFKVFASAIEKGGVVKGIRVPGGGGLSRKDLDDLTPLAATYGAKGVAWTRLAPEGWQSPIAKFLSESERKAIEQAAGARPGDVIVFSADDAGVVHETLGNLRIHFGRKLELIPERQYAPVWIVEFPLLELDPEQGRYAAVHHPFTAPLDADLALLDSDPLKVRSKAYDLALNGLEIGGGSIRIHHLGLQKKMLALMGIGPEEAEAKFGFFLEALSYGAPPHGGIALGIDRLAMVLSGARSLRDVIAFPKSQRAVCLLTDAPSTVDPKQLRELGIRIVAAD